The window GGCATCGAAGGCGGTGCTGCCGCCGTCGCGGCCGGCGAAGTGCACGCGGCTGCCGGGCCGCGGCGACTTGCTGGCGCGCAGGTGCGCCCACACCTCGTGCGTGCCGGGCAGCACGCGCTCGACCAGCGCCTCGACGCCGCCGCCGCTGGCCTTGCGGCCGTACAGCCGCGCCTTGATGACGCGCGTGTCGTTGAACACCAGCAGGTCGCCGGGCGACAGCAGCGACGGCAGTTCACGGAAGCGGCGGTCGAGCGGCGCGTCGCCGCGGCCGTCGAGCAGGCGCGAGCCGCTGCGCTCGGGCGCCGGATGCTGGGCGATCAGCTCCGGCGGCAACGCGAAGTCGAAATCGGCAACGGTGAGGGGATGAGCGGGGGCGTCGGACATGGCGTGCAGGCTGGACCGGCCTGACGAGGGCAGAAGGCAGAATTGTTCCATGCCCCAGGCCTCGCGCTCCGCACCGCCCGCCGCCGCTCCGGCGAAGTCGGGCCCGGCACGGGCGATGGAGAAGCTCGGCCTGGTGCGCGACATCGACCTCGCGCTGCACCTGCCGCTGCGCTACGAGGACGAGACGCGCGTCACGCCGATCGCCGCGGCGCACGAGGGCGAGACGGTGCAGGTCGAGGGCCGCGTGCGCGACAGCCGCGTCGAGCTGCGACCGCGCCGCCAGCTCATCGTGCGGCTGGCCGATGACAGCGACGAGCTGGTGCTGCGCTTCCTGCACTTCTACCCCTCGCACCAGAAGACGCTGGCGGTCGGCGCGCGCCTGCGCGTGCGCGGCGAGTTGCGCGGCGGTTTCCTCGGCCGCGAGATGGTGCACCCCAGCTTCAAGGCGGTGAACGACGACACGCCGCTGGCCACCGCGCTGACGCCGGTCTACCCGGCCAGCGCGCAGCTGCCTCAGGCCTACCTGCGCAAGGCGGTGAGCTCGGCGCTGACACGCGCGCCGCTCGATGAGCTGCTGCCGCCCGGCAGCGTTCCGGCCGGCTTGCCGAGCCTGAAGCAGGCCCTGCTGTTCCTGCACCACCCGGCGCCCGAGGTGATGCTGGCGACGCTGGAGGACCACAGCCACCCGGCCTGGCAGCGGCTGAAGTTCGACGAGCTGCTGGCCCAGCAGCTGTCGCAGCTGCAGGCACAGCGCGAGCGCGCCGCGTTGCGCGCGCCGCCGCTGCGGGCGGGCGCCGGCGGCCTGCACGAGCAGTTGCTCGCGGCGCTGCCGTTCCGCCTGACCGGGGCCCAGCACCGCGTGACCGAGGAGATCGCGCGCGACCTGGCCCGCCCGCACCCCACGCACCGGCTGCTGCAGGGCGACGTGGGTTCCGGCAAGACGGTGGTCGCGGCGCTGGCGGCCACCGTGGCGATCGACGCCGGCTGGCAGTGCGCGCTGATGGCGCCGACCGAGATCCTGGCCGAGCAGCACTTCCGCAAGCTGGTCGGCTGGCTCGAGCCGCTGGGCGTGCCGATCGCCTGGCTCACCGGCAGCCAGAAGGGCAAGGCGCGCACGCGCATGCTGGAGCGCGTGGCCAGCGGCGAGGCGCGGCTGGTGGTCGGCACGCACGCGGTGATCCAGGACCGCGTGGTGTTCGAGCGCCTCGGCCTGGCCGTCATCGACGAGCAGCACCGCTTCGGCGTCGCGCAGCGGCTGCAGCTCAAGCGCAAGCTCGAGGGCACGCCGCTGGAGCCGCACCTGCTGATGATGTCGGCCACGCCGATCCCGCGCACGCTGGCGATGACCTACTACGCCGACCTCGACGTGAGCACCCTCGACGAGCTGCCGCCGGGCCGCACGCCCATCGTCACCAAGGTCTTCGCCGACGGCCGCCGCGACAGCGTGATCGCGCGCATCCGCGACGAGGTGGCGAAGGGCCGTCAGGTCTACTGGGTGTGCCCGCTGATCGAGGAGAGCGAGACGCTGGACCTGCAGAACGCCACCGAGACCCACGCGCGGCTCGGCGAGGCGCTGCCCGGCGTGCAGGTCGGCCTGCTGCACGGCCGCATGCCGGCGGCCGAGAAGGCCGCGGTGATGGCGCGCTTCACCGGCGGCGAACTGGCGGTGCTGGTATCGACCACGGTGATCGAAGTCGGCGTCGACGTGCCCAACGCGAGCCTGATGGTGATCGAGCACGCCGAGCGCTTCGGGCTGTCGCAGCTGCACCAGCTGCGCGGTCGCGTCGGCCGCGGCAGCGTGGCCAGCGTGTGCGTGCTGCTGTACACGCCGCCGCTGTCGGACACCGGCAAGGCGCGCCTGCGAGCGATGGCCGAGACGAACGACGGCTTCGAGATCGCGCGCCGCGACCTCGACATCCGCGGTCCCGGTGAATTCATGGGCGCCCGCCAGAGCGGAGCGGCGCTGCTGCGCTTCGCCGACCTGGCCGAGGACAGCGCGCTGCTGGCCCAGGCGCGACAGCTGGCGCCGCAGCTGCTGGAACACCACCCGCGAGCGGCCGACGCCCACGTGAACCGCTGGCTCGGCAGCAAAGCCGAGTACCTGAAGGCCTGACGGTCAGGGCCCCGTGTTCACGTGCGTCAGCAACTGGCGCACCAGCAGCGCCACGTCGCCGGTCTTCTGCAGCAGCGCCTCGGCCCCGGCCTCGCGCAGCGGGGCCACCCGCTCAGGGTCGACATCGGCCGACATCACGACGATCGCCGGCAGCCCTGCGCCCGCGCGGGCGCGCACGGCGGCGATCACGCCGTGCGCGTCGCCGTCGCCGAGGTTCAGGTCGGTCAGCACCACCTCGAAGGGCGGGCCCGGCGCCGCCAGCGCGGCCTGCGCTTCCGCCAGAGAACCGGCGACCCGCACCGCGTAGCCCTGGGCCGCGAGCGCACGCTCGAGCAGCATCGCGTAGACATCGGCATCCTCGACCAGCAGCAGCCGGCGCGGCGCGTCCTCGGCCAGGGGCGCGGGGCCGGTGGCCTCGGTCTCGACGTCGGCCGTCCAGCGCAGCAGCGCGGTGGTGCCGTGCCCGGGGCTGCTCTCGATGTGCAGCGCACCGCCCATCAGCGCGGCGAGGTCGCGGCACAGCGACAACCCGAGCCCGGTGCCGCTGCGCGCCGCCGTCCGGCCGCCGGCGGTGTAGTAGCGCTCGAACAGCCGCGCCTGGTCGGCCTCGGCGATGCCCGGGCCCTGGTCGCGCACGCGCACTTCGATCACGCAGCGCGACGCTTCTTCGCCCGCCTGCGGCGTGCAGCGGGCTTCGATCAGGATCTCTCCGCGCTCGCTGTACTTGATCGCGTTGGCCACCAGGTTGCGCACGATCTGCTCGACGCGCAGCGCGTCGACGCGCAGCAACGGGTCGGGCATCGGCGCGGTGCAGGTCAGCGTGAGTTGTCTCGCCCGTGCGGCCGGCAGCATCTCCGCGCGCACGCCGCGCAGCAGCGGCCCGAGCTGCACAGGCTCCAGGTGCAGGCTCAGCCGGCCGGCGTCGAGCCGGTTGCGGTCGAGCAGGTTGTTCAGCAGGTTCAGCGTCGAGCGCGCCGAGTCACCCAGCGAACCGGCCACCGACGCCGAGACCTCGCGCCCGCTGCGCAGCAGCTCGGCCCCGGCGATCACCGAATGCAGCGAGTTGCGCACCTCGTGGGCCAGGAAGGTCACGAAACGCTCGCTCGCGCCGCGGGCCCGCTCGGCCTGGCGCTGTGCGCCGAGCGTGCGCTGCATCTCGCGCCGCAGTCCGCGGTGGTGCCACCACCACGCCGCGAGCAGCAGGGCGAGCGCCGTCGCGACCCAGGGCAGGTAGCGCAGCAGCAGCT is drawn from Methylibium petroleiphilum PM1 and contains these coding sequences:
- the recG gene encoding ATP-dependent DNA helicase RecG, with the translated sequence MPQASRSAPPAAAPAKSGPARAMEKLGLVRDIDLALHLPLRYEDETRVTPIAAAHEGETVQVEGRVRDSRVELRPRRQLIVRLADDSDELVLRFLHFYPSHQKTLAVGARLRVRGELRGGFLGREMVHPSFKAVNDDTPLATALTPVYPASAQLPQAYLRKAVSSALTRAPLDELLPPGSVPAGLPSLKQALLFLHHPAPEVMLATLEDHSHPAWQRLKFDELLAQQLSQLQAQRERAALRAPPLRAGAGGLHEQLLAALPFRLTGAQHRVTEEIARDLARPHPTHRLLQGDVGSGKTVVAALAATVAIDAGWQCALMAPTEILAEQHFRKLVGWLEPLGVPIAWLTGSQKGKARTRMLERVASGEARLVVGTHAVIQDRVVFERLGLAVIDEQHRFGVAQRLQLKRKLEGTPLEPHLLMMSATPIPRTLAMTYYADLDVSTLDELPPGRTPIVTKVFADGRRDSVIARIRDEVAKGRQVYWVCPLIEESETLDLQNATETHARLGEALPGVQVGLLHGRMPAAEKAAVMARFTGGELAVLVSTTVIEVGVDVPNASLMVIEHAERFGLSQLHQLRGRVGRGSVASVCVLLYTPPLSDTGKARLRAMAETNDGFEIARRDLDIRGPGEFMGARQSGAALLRFADLAEDSALLAQARQLAPQLLEHHPRAADAHVNRWLGSKAEYLKA